The following proteins come from a genomic window of Streptomyces sp. Sge12:
- a CDS encoding glycosyltransferase family 2 protein — protein MTKLSVVVPCYNEEAVIDSFDAEIRRVLDALPVEYEVCYVDDGSRDGTLGKLRKIAAEYGDQTRYVSFSRNFGKEAGMLAGLREATGDAVVIMDADLQHPPELIATMLEHYRQGHDQIIARRTREGDKKLRSALSSLYYRGVNRWVDVELTDGVGDFRMLSRPAVDALLSLPEYNRFSKGLFSWIGFDTVHFDYRNAQREAGETKWKFGSLLNYGMDGLISFNNRPLRIGIWFGVSLVALTGLYALWITITAITNGVESPGYVTLVAIITGLGGVQLIMLGLIGEYIGRIYYETKRRPHFLVKESHGAQPLPRTGPAAAPATEPTIAERSAR, from the coding sequence ATGACGAAGCTGTCCGTAGTTGTCCCTTGCTACAACGAAGAAGCCGTCATCGACAGCTTCGACGCGGAGATCCGCAGGGTCCTGGACGCCCTCCCCGTCGAGTACGAGGTCTGCTACGTCGACGACGGAAGCCGCGACGGCACCCTCGGCAAGCTCCGGAAGATCGCCGCCGAGTACGGCGACCAGACCCGCTACGTCTCCTTCAGCCGCAACTTCGGCAAGGAGGCCGGCATGCTCGCCGGCCTGCGCGAGGCCACCGGCGACGCCGTCGTGATCATGGACGCGGACCTCCAGCACCCGCCGGAGCTCATCGCCACCATGCTGGAGCACTACCGCCAGGGCCACGACCAGATCATCGCCCGCCGCACGCGCGAGGGTGACAAAAAACTCCGCTCCGCCCTCAGCAGCCTCTACTACCGAGGCGTCAACCGCTGGGTCGACGTGGAGCTCACCGACGGCGTCGGCGACTTCCGGATGCTCTCGCGCCCGGCCGTGGACGCCCTGCTGTCCCTGCCGGAGTACAACCGCTTCTCCAAGGGGCTGTTCTCCTGGATCGGCTTCGACACCGTCCACTTCGACTACCGCAACGCGCAGCGCGAGGCCGGAGAGACGAAGTGGAAGTTCGGGTCCCTGCTGAACTACGGCATGGACGGCCTGATCTCCTTCAACAACAGGCCGCTGCGGATCGGCATCTGGTTCGGCGTGTCGCTGGTCGCCCTCACCGGCCTGTACGCGCTGTGGATCACGATCACGGCGATCACCAACGGCGTCGAGTCCCCCGGATACGTCACCCTTGTGGCCATCATCACGGGCCTGGGCGGCGTACAGCTGATCATGCTGGGCCTGATCGGCGAGTACATCGGACGCATCTACTACGAGACCAAGCGCAGGCCGCACTTCCTGGTGAAGGAGTCGCACGGCGCGCAGCCGCTCCCGCGGACCGGGCCGGCGGCCGCCCCGGCCACGGAGCCGACGATCGCGGAGCGCAGCGCCCGATGA
- a CDS encoding GtrA family protein, with product MSRRDQLGQIFRFALVGGVNTGTFFGIYLLLHPWMPYFAAYTLAFLLSMIGSFFMNTYFTYRTRPTWKKFLLFPLTNVTNYVIQSVGLYALVTWAGMDTRIAPLVAAVVAIPFTFLLSRKILVPGAARAAEAQQVGAGASSRG from the coding sequence ATGAGCCGCAGGGACCAGCTCGGCCAGATCTTCCGCTTCGCCCTCGTGGGCGGGGTCAACACCGGCACCTTCTTCGGCATCTACCTGCTCCTCCACCCGTGGATGCCGTACTTCGCCGCCTACACCCTCGCCTTCCTGCTGTCGATGATCGGGTCGTTCTTCATGAACACCTACTTCACCTACCGCACCCGGCCGACCTGGAAGAAGTTCCTGCTCTTCCCGCTGACGAACGTCACCAACTACGTCATCCAGTCCGTCGGCCTCTACGCGCTGGTGACCTGGGCCGGGATGGACACCCGGATCGCCCCGCTGGTCGCGGCCGTCGTGGCCATCCCCTTCACCTTCCTGCTCTCCCGCAAGATCCTCGTCCCGGGCGCCGCCCGGGCCGCCGAGGCCCAGCAGGTGGGAGCGGGGGCCTCGTCCAGGGGCTGA
- a CDS encoding glycosyltransferase, with translation MSQQTATPGGRDIFIVSNNVDEIGGVTTWSHQMARHFTDRGHRVHIVGIAPVAEEIRQKLPQDLPYEMTTLYDAHPPAARRLRGIKGRLNAPERRRQAARRAKMRVKAEQLSDLLRAARPGGVVIVTQVWAMEWVALADTKGLSVIGMSHESFEASQKSTRGERVRRFYPQVDRLLVLTSEDADLWIRAGMENVASMPNPLPFMPESPAPRTEKVVASVGRLAFEKGVDLLLDTWADVAPHHPDWTLRIYGAGVEEATLKAHSTSLGLDDSVEWMGSTDDVLGALRGASVFAQASRAEGFPITLLEAMAAGVPAAAFDCAPGVREIVEHGEDGLLARLGNTMELAGHLRAMMADRELRDRLGDNAFRSVQRYSSAEITDRWEELFSFLER, from the coding sequence GTGAGCCAGCAGACCGCCACCCCGGGCGGCCGTGACATCTTCATCGTCTCCAACAACGTCGACGAGATCGGCGGCGTGACCACCTGGTCGCACCAGATGGCCCGGCATTTCACCGACCGCGGCCACCGCGTGCACATCGTGGGCATCGCACCGGTCGCCGAGGAGATCCGCCAGAAGCTGCCGCAGGACCTGCCGTACGAGATGACGACGCTCTACGACGCCCACCCGCCGGCCGCCCGCCGGCTGCGCGGGATCAAGGGCCGGCTGAACGCGCCCGAGCGGCGCCGTCAGGCGGCCCGGCGGGCGAAGATGCGGGTCAAGGCCGAGCAGCTGAGCGACCTGCTGCGCGCGGCCCGCCCCGGCGGTGTGGTCATCGTCACCCAGGTCTGGGCGATGGAGTGGGTGGCGCTCGCCGACACCAAGGGGCTCTCCGTCATCGGGATGAGCCACGAGTCGTTCGAGGCCAGCCAGAAGTCCACCCGCGGGGAGCGGGTGCGCCGCTTCTACCCGCAGGTCGACCGGCTGCTGGTGCTGACGTCCGAGGACGCGGACCTGTGGATCCGGGCGGGCATGGAGAACGTCGCCAGCATGCCGAACCCGCTGCCCTTCATGCCCGAATCCCCCGCCCCGCGCACGGAGAAGGTCGTGGCGAGCGTCGGCCGCCTCGCCTTCGAGAAGGGTGTCGACCTGCTGCTCGACACCTGGGCGGACGTCGCGCCGCACCACCCCGACTGGACCCTGAGGATCTACGGGGCGGGCGTGGAGGAGGCGACGCTGAAGGCGCACTCCACCTCGCTGGGCCTGGACGACTCCGTGGAGTGGATGGGCAGCACCGACGACGTGCTGGGCGCGCTGCGCGGAGCCTCGGTCTTCGCCCAGGCCTCCCGCGCCGAGGGCTTCCCGATCACGCTGCTGGAGGCGATGGCGGCGGGCGTGCCGGCGGCCGCCTTCGACTGCGCACCGGGCGTCCGGGAGATCGTCGAGCACGGTGAGGACGGGCTGCTGGCCCGGCTGGGCAACACGATGGAGCTGGCCGGGCACCTGCGCGCGATGATGGCCGACCGCGAGCTGCGCGACCGGCTCGGGGACAACGCCTTCCGTTCGGTGCAGCGCTACTCCAGCGCCGAGATCACCGACCGGTGGGAAGAGCTGTTCTCCTTCCTGGAGCGCTGA
- a CDS encoding bifunctional glycosyltransferase/CDP-glycerol:glycerophosphate glycerophosphotransferase, translating to MHVPDVSVVVIVYNDAERLPTAVQSVLDQTLHSVEVVIVDDCSKDRSYAVAQELESAHPGRVRAFRLPENSGGCGAPRNHGIQQATGTYVMFLDSDDVLERNACRNMLDAAERTGSDLVAGMCVRVHLDNRWGKTTEWYPWIYSRTRTLESITEFPDLLVYDTLSTNKCYRREFLLEQGLEFPVGIHYEDLLFSAQAYVAARRITLIPNHVYFWNVVEKASALSISNRRHEIANFVHRMEIHRRVDRLLAEKGHTDIKSAKDAKFLKHDLVLHLRDLPLLSDEYRQEFARLANGYLAGIDPAAYENVTYLQAICAFLLGKEDWDNLLPAADAMTNKGRLTSPLAERDGRIYWCAQHIDGPDGDEARRILDVTEQAFHTTPLTSLTLGNRLTSYEDDGRGTVTMSGTLVNPLGRIPADAELKATLEFRARRQIGVRSFSFPVATVRHAGDTIEWTGTADIASTVRPLGIIDAVWDVRLKLTAGGERITTRVAIGGVDLESAARLRVRPRLTRLVSDRFGPQMTKKGNLSYVLSAEGAAAVRTQSLINNAIQGKAAGVVKRGLRKALRARRNLGSGEQKVKVYHEVFSKLPIKKGTVVFESHMGKQYSDSPKAIYEEMVRQGAPFEAIWSYAGAKPTGFPKEATLVRRWSWQYLRALAQAEYWVDNQGFPLALAKRPGTTYIQTWHGSALKRMGFHEPRTKAQGRAGQARFQAAVDRFDHFLIRSEHDTRTLAKGFRLRDEVLLRTGYPRNDALVEAYRTEADSGERVRGPLAGELGIDPDKKVLLYAPTFRAGADGAVEGFTFPFDVEEFADRFGDRFTLLVRTHYLNSVSLPPSVAGRVIDVSRHHDITPLLALADGLITDYSSVMFDYAVLDRPMLFFAYDYEKYATDIRGTYFDLKEKAPGPVVATADELVQALAAFEEADAKYAQARERFLAEFGEYDRGDAARQIVEKFFTRSGK from the coding sequence GTGCACGTGCCCGACGTCTCCGTGGTCGTCATCGTCTACAACGACGCAGAGCGTCTGCCGACAGCAGTCCAGTCGGTTCTGGACCAGACCCTGCACAGCGTCGAAGTCGTGATCGTCGACGACTGCAGCAAGGACCGCTCGTACGCGGTCGCCCAGGAACTGGAGTCCGCGCATCCGGGGAGAGTGCGCGCCTTCCGGCTGCCGGAGAACAGCGGCGGCTGCGGTGCGCCGCGCAACCACGGCATCCAGCAGGCCACCGGAACGTACGTGATGTTCCTCGACAGCGACGACGTGCTGGAGCGCAACGCCTGCCGGAACATGCTGGACGCCGCCGAGCGGACCGGATCCGACCTGGTCGCGGGCATGTGCGTACGCGTGCACCTCGACAACCGGTGGGGCAAGACCACCGAGTGGTACCCCTGGATCTACTCCCGCACCCGCACGCTGGAATCGATCACCGAGTTCCCAGACCTGCTGGTCTACGACACCCTCTCCACGAACAAGTGCTACCGGCGCGAGTTCCTGCTGGAGCAGGGCCTGGAGTTCCCGGTCGGCATCCACTACGAGGACCTGCTGTTCTCCGCGCAGGCGTACGTGGCCGCCCGCCGCATCACGCTGATCCCCAACCACGTCTACTTCTGGAACGTGGTCGAGAAGGCCTCGGCCCTGTCGATCAGCAACCGGCGCCACGAGATCGCGAACTTCGTCCACCGGATGGAGATCCACCGCCGCGTCGACCGCCTGCTGGCCGAGAAGGGCCACACGGACATCAAGTCCGCGAAGGACGCCAAGTTCCTCAAGCACGACCTCGTGCTCCACCTGCGCGACCTGCCGCTGCTGAGCGACGAGTACCGCCAGGAGTTCGCCCGCCTCGCCAACGGCTACCTCGCGGGCATCGACCCGGCCGCGTACGAGAACGTCACGTACCTCCAGGCGATCTGCGCGTTCCTGCTGGGCAAGGAGGACTGGGACAACCTGCTCCCGGCCGCCGACGCGATGACCAACAAGGGCCGGCTCACCTCCCCGCTCGCCGAGCGCGACGGCCGTATCTACTGGTGCGCGCAGCACATCGACGGTCCCGACGGCGACGAAGCCCGCCGGATACTGGACGTCACCGAGCAGGCGTTCCACACCACGCCGCTCACCTCCCTCACCCTGGGCAACCGCCTCACCTCCTACGAGGACGACGGCCGGGGCACCGTCACCATGTCCGGCACCCTCGTGAACCCGCTGGGCCGGATCCCGGCCGACGCGGAACTGAAGGCGACCCTGGAGTTCCGGGCGCGCCGGCAGATCGGCGTGCGGTCCTTCAGCTTCCCCGTGGCGACCGTGCGGCACGCCGGTGACACGATCGAGTGGACCGGCACCGCCGACATCGCGAGCACCGTCCGCCCGCTCGGCATCATCGACGCCGTGTGGGACGTCCGCCTCAAGCTGACCGCGGGCGGCGAGCGGATCACCACCCGCGTCGCGATCGGCGGGGTGGACCTGGAGTCCGCGGCCCGGCTGCGCGTGCGCCCGCGTCTGACCCGGCTGGTGTCGGACCGCTTCGGGCCCCAGATGACCAAGAAGGGCAACCTCAGCTACGTGCTGAGCGCCGAGGGCGCCGCCGCCGTCCGCACCCAGTCGCTGATCAACAACGCCATACAGGGCAAGGCGGCCGGCGTGGTCAAGCGGGGCCTGCGCAAGGCACTGCGGGCCCGCCGGAACCTGGGCTCCGGCGAGCAGAAGGTGAAGGTCTACCACGAGGTCTTCTCGAAGCTGCCGATCAAGAAGGGCACGGTCGTCTTCGAGAGCCACATGGGCAAGCAGTACAGCGACAGCCCCAAGGCGATCTACGAGGAGATGGTGCGCCAGGGCGCGCCGTTCGAGGCGATCTGGTCGTACGCGGGCGCCAAGCCCACCGGCTTCCCCAAGGAGGCCACCCTGGTCAGGCGCTGGAGCTGGCAGTACCTGCGCGCCCTGGCCCAGGCCGAGTACTGGGTCGACAACCAGGGCTTCCCGCTCGCGCTGGCCAAGCGCCCGGGGACCACGTACATCCAGACCTGGCACGGCTCGGCGCTCAAGCGGATGGGCTTCCACGAGCCCCGGACCAAGGCGCAGGGCCGGGCGGGCCAGGCCCGCTTCCAGGCCGCCGTGGACCGCTTCGACCACTTCCTGATCCGCTCCGAGCACGACACCCGCACCCTCGCCAAGGGCTTCCGGCTGCGCGACGAGGTGCTACTGCGCACGGGCTACCCGCGCAACGACGCCCTCGTCGAGGCGTACCGGACCGAGGCGGACAGCGGCGAGCGCGTACGCGGCCCGCTGGCCGGCGAGCTCGGCATCGACCCGGACAAGAAGGTGCTGCTGTACGCGCCGACCTTCCGGGCGGGCGCGGACGGCGCGGTGGAGGGCTTCACCTTCCCCTTCGACGTGGAGGAGTTCGCGGACCGGTTCGGCGACCGCTTCACGCTGCTGGTGCGGACCCACTACCTCAACAGCGTCTCGCTGCCGCCGTCGGTCGCGGGCCGGGTCATCGACGTGTCCCGGCACCACGACATCACCCCGCTGCTGGCCCTCGCCGACGGTCTGATCACCGACTACTCGTCCGTGATGTTCGACTACGCGGTCCTGGACCGGCCGATGCTGTTCTTCGCGTACGACTACGAGAAGTACGCCACCGACATCCGCGGCACGTACTTCGACCTGAAGGAGAAGGCCCCGGGTCCGGTGGTGGCCACGGCGGACGAGCTCGTGCAGGCGCTCGCCGCCTTCGAGGAGGCGGACGCCAAGTACGCCCAGGCGCGGGAGCGTTTCCTCGCCGAGTTCGGCGAGTACGACCGCGGGGACGCGGCCCGCCAGATCGTAGAGAAGTTCTTCACCAGGAGCGGCAAGTGA